Proteins found in one Phoenicibacter congonensis genomic segment:
- a CDS encoding NADH-quinone oxidoreductase subunit L has product METIFTLILIPFAGALLCLALKGKARDVTVIVTCLLTACAAIAFAAISYISGVDQSKLLINFTSHAFDYICFGINVLLMVVVLGFCFKYKKVIPAILAALQLAFEFYLEFSPEKASVHVTNGFSVDMLTLVMTLIIGIIGSAICVYAIGYMKDFQDHEPKDAKDRRSFFFAVCVAFLGAMFLIIFSNDMNWMLCGWEMTTVCSFLLIGYTRTDEAIKNSFLQITMNLIGGLAFALAIFLSCKYTGTAEFNEFIKIGIQDPVIVMIPLALFALSAFTKAAQIPFHTWLLGAMVAPTPTSALLHSSTMVKAGVFLLVKLSPLFAACEFVGMVVCLVGGLTFLFASLFAISQSNGKRVLAYSTIANLGLITMCAGIGTDIAVWAAVMLIIFHAIAKSMLFLCVGTAEHHIGSRDIESFDLLFDRMPKLARFMMFGILAMFVAPFGMLIAKWAAIISAIDFKNLTLLVFLCFGSAATFMYWAKWLGKLAGITSCSENVEKTVTNTEKFTFNLMAILLAVANILLPVLSIFVADKVGMSLLGTNEHATNYLSLDMLIFSAVMAIAVIYFLFAIVGKTRRADDRQLTPYLAGVTADSGKRSFEGSLGEPVSATARNFYLDKYFGESITPLVQVFGGALIVISLIYSIFIFLG; this is encoded by the coding sequence ATGGAAACTATATTTACACTCATACTTATCCCTTTTGCAGGTGCATTGTTATGCTTGGCTTTGAAAGGCAAGGCAAGAGATGTCACAGTCATTGTCACATGTCTTCTAACGGCTTGTGCGGCAATTGCATTTGCAGCTATCAGTTACATCTCTGGAGTTGATCAGTCAAAACTGCTAATTAACTTTACTTCTCATGCATTCGACTACATTTGCTTCGGAATCAATGTATTGCTGATGGTTGTTGTTCTCGGGTTTTGCTTTAAATATAAAAAAGTAATTCCCGCCATTCTCGCAGCTTTGCAGTTAGCTTTTGAGTTCTATTTAGAATTTAGCCCTGAAAAAGCTTCAGTTCATGTCACAAACGGATTCTCTGTTGACATGCTCACTTTAGTAATGACGCTAATTATTGGCATTATTGGAAGTGCGATTTGCGTTTATGCCATTGGCTACATGAAAGACTTCCAAGACCATGAGCCAAAGGATGCTAAAGACAGAAGATCATTCTTTTTTGCCGTTTGTGTTGCTTTTTTGGGAGCGATGTTCTTAATCATCTTCTCAAACGACATGAATTGGATGCTTTGCGGATGGGAAATGACCACAGTTTGTTCATTCCTTCTTATCGGCTACACTCGCACAGATGAAGCAATTAAGAATTCATTTTTGCAAATAACCATGAACCTCATTGGTGGTTTGGCTTTTGCTCTTGCTATCTTTTTGTCTTGCAAATATACAGGAACGGCTGAGTTCAACGAATTTATTAAGATTGGTATTCAAGACCCAGTTATTGTGATGATTCCACTTGCGCTTTTTGCACTTTCGGCTTTTACAAAAGCGGCACAAATTCCATTTCACACTTGGCTTTTAGGCGCAATGGTTGCACCAACTCCTACTTCAGCTTTGCTACACTCGTCCACAATGGTTAAAGCTGGTGTTTTCTTGCTTGTAAAGCTCAGCCCATTGTTTGCGGCTTGTGAATTTGTTGGAATGGTTGTGTGCCTTGTGGGAGGTTTGACTTTCCTGTTCGCTTCACTCTTTGCGATTTCTCAATCAAACGGAAAACGTGTTTTGGCCTATTCTACAATTGCAAACCTTGGTCTAATCACAATGTGTGCTGGCATCGGAACAGATATTGCAGTTTGGGCTGCGGTAATGTTGATAATTTTCCACGCAATTGCGAAGTCTATGCTGTTCCTTTGCGTTGGAACTGCCGAACATCACATTGGTAGCAGAGACATTGAGAGTTTTGACTTGCTCTTTGATCGCATGCCTAAGCTTGCACGTTTCATGATGTTTGGAATTCTTGCAATGTTTGTTGCGCCTTTCGGTATGCTCATCGCGAAATGGGCAGCAATCATTTCTGCAATTGACTTTAAAAACCTAACACTTTTAGTGTTTCTTTGTTTTGGCAGTGCAGCTACTTTTATGTATTGGGCGAAATGGCTTGGAAAGCTCGCTGGCATAACTTCTTGCTCAGAGAATGTCGAGAAGACTGTCACCAACACGGAGAAATTCACATTTAATTTGATGGCAATTTTGCTAGCAGTTGCAAACATTTTACTGCCAGTTTTGTCAATATTTGTCGCTGACAAAGTTGGAATGTCTCTGCTAGGAACAAATGAGCATGCGACAAACTACTTGTCTTTAGACATGCTTATTTTCAGTGCAGTGATGGCAATTGCTGTTATTTATTTCTTGTTTGCAATAGTTGGAAAGACAAGACGTGCAGATGATCGACAGCTAACACCATACCTAGCAGGCGTTACTGCCGATTCAGGCAAGCGTAGTTTTGAAGGATCTCTTGGTGAGCCTGTTAGCGCTACTGCGAGAAATTTCTATCTCGATAAATATTTTGGAGAGAGCATTACTCCGCTTGTTCAGGTCTTTGGTGGCGCATTAATTGTAATTTCATTAATCTATTCGATATTTATTTTCTTGGGGTAG
- a CDS encoding NADH-quinone oxidoreductase subunit H, with protein MVDFDLTYFLILIAASVGFGVFGTIVGCLLAGAERVIAAKMEGRVGPPLLQPFYDVKKLLVKEKASINTSERAYVAFGLILAVIAGGIFFSGGNLLMCIFVITLSALMIILAAYSSRSPYSEAGAAREILQVMSYEPMVLFFAVTLAVFAVTQGVGVSESMNVSTFMNLGVPAIAACWIAFVGLVYVLTIKLRKSPFDLSSSHHAHQELVSGMTTEMSGRTLALLEITHWLETVLFLGWVALFFVNSNPASIAIAVVVALVIWFLEIVIDSNAARVKWQLMLFSAWAVAFICGVANLFVLLVF; from the coding sequence ATGGTTGATTTTGATTTGACATATTTTTTAATCCTCATTGCCGCTAGCGTTGGGTTTGGTGTTTTCGGCACGATAGTAGGCTGCCTTCTTGCAGGTGCCGAGCGTGTTATTGCGGCAAAGATGGAAGGCCGCGTTGGACCGCCTTTATTGCAGCCTTTCTATGATGTTAAAAAGCTTCTTGTTAAAGAGAAGGCTTCTATCAACACATCCGAACGTGCCTATGTAGCATTTGGATTGATACTTGCAGTCATTGCTGGCGGTATTTTCTTTTCTGGTGGCAATTTGCTCATGTGCATTTTTGTTATTACCTTGTCGGCATTGATGATTATTTTGGCTGCCTATTCCTCAAGGAGCCCTTATTCAGAAGCTGGAGCTGCTAGAGAAATTCTGCAGGTTATGTCATATGAGCCTATGGTTCTTTTCTTCGCCGTAACACTTGCAGTGTTTGCCGTTACACAGGGTGTTGGCGTGTCAGAATCAATGAATGTTTCAACATTTATGAACCTTGGTGTTCCCGCTATTGCTGCTTGCTGGATTGCTTTTGTCGGTTTAGTTTATGTGTTGACTATCAAGTTGCGCAAATCACCATTTGATCTTTCGTCATCACATCATGCGCACCAAGAACTTGTGAGTGGCATGACAACCGAAATGTCTGGCAGAACGCTTGCTCTCCTAGAGATTACTCACTGGTTGGAGACAGTGCTGTTTCTCGGTTGGGTGGCATTGTTTTTCGTAAACTCGAATCCGGCTTCAATTGCTATAGCTGTTGTTGTGGCTCTTGTAATTTGGTTTCTAGAAATTGTTATTGATAGCAATGCTGCGCGTGTAAAATGGCAACTTATGTTGTTTAGCGCATGGGCTGTCGCATTTATTTGTGGCGTAGCGAATTTGTTTGTTCTTTTAGTCTTTTAG